In Ignavibacteriales bacterium, one DNA window encodes the following:
- a CDS encoding Fic family protein, which yields MKFDPNRPFDLPLLPPALNLRHEQFVDIMLKTRTELGELNGYSYSLPNPLLLLSPAVIMESVASSNIENINTTMEEALQAQLFPEAEQKTSDKEVLRYRDAIMWGFKSLKKIPISTRLILGIHKELMPDQSPDYRKTQNRIANSSSGTVIYTPPPANELPRLLSNWEQFVNKDHDGIDPLVRAAIAHCQFEAIHPFGDGNGRTGRILMVLQLIQQELLSLPILYISVYINKNRSEYYRLLQTVRTDEGWHDFIFYMLKGFHQQARETKTTLLKIMELLETTREHLKQKHRKIYSAELVEAMFALPIITPVNLGKKLDVNYRTASRYLVELASGKVLKESYVGKYHLYANMPLLKLLKA from the coding sequence ATGAAATTCGATCCGAATCGTCCGTTTGACCTGCCATTGCTCCCACCTGCGCTGAACCTCAGGCACGAGCAGTTCGTGGATATTATGCTGAAGACACGCACGGAGCTGGGCGAGCTGAATGGCTACTCGTACTCACTCCCAAATCCCTTGCTGCTGCTGTCTCCTGCTGTCATAATGGAATCGGTGGCAAGTTCTAACATCGAGAATATCAACACGACGATGGAGGAAGCTCTGCAGGCTCAACTTTTCCCGGAAGCTGAGCAGAAGACATCCGATAAGGAGGTCCTTCGATACAGGGATGCGATTATGTGGGGGTTCAAAAGCCTGAAGAAGATTCCGATCTCGACGAGATTGATTCTTGGCATACACAAAGAACTGATGCCCGATCAGAGCCCGGACTACCGCAAGACACAAAACCGCATTGCGAACAGCTCTTCGGGGACAGTCATCTATACACCTCCACCGGCAAACGAACTCCCTCGACTGCTCAGCAATTGGGAGCAATTTGTTAACAAGGATCATGATGGCATTGATCCACTTGTCAGGGCGGCGATTGCACACTGCCAGTTCGAGGCTATCCATCCGTTTGGCGATGGGAATGGTAGAACCGGCAGAATTCTAATGGTCCTGCAATTGATCCAGCAGGAGTTGTTGTCTCTTCCGATCCTCTACATAAGCGTGTACATCAATAAGAACCGGAGCGAGTACTACAGATTGCTCCAGACAGTTCGGACGGATGAAGGCTGGCACGACTTCATTTTCTACATGCTCAAGGGATTTCACCAGCAGGCGAGGGAAACCAAAACAACGCTCCTAAAGATCATGGAGCTGCTGGAGACGACACGAGAACACCTCAAGCAGAAGCATCGGAAAATCTACTCGGCTGAATTGGTTGAAGCTATGTTCGCTCTTCCTATTATCACACCGGTGAACCTTGGCAAGAAGTTGGATGTGAACTACCGGACGGCGAGCCGTTACCTTGTAGAGCTTGCAAGCGGTAAGGTCCTCAAAGAGAGTTACGTGGGGAAGTACCATCTTTACGCGAACATGCCGCTCTTGAAACTACTCAAGGCGTGA